The Cetobacterium sp. 8H DNA window GGACTCTAAACTTAATACTTGATAAAATTGATTGATCGTATTTAATTCTATTAACTTTCCACTAAAATCAACTATTTTTTCACTTATATCTTCTCTATTTTTTTTAGCACTATAAATATACCAAAGTGATGGTACAAATATTGGTATCGTTGCACCTATTGTAAAATTAGAAAACTCTTTATCTATAAAACTTGGCTCTATCTTTCCAATCATCGGAACTTTCATCTCTATAGCAATATCATCATTAAGCATCGTATATCCCATCCCTAAATTAATTGCTGGTAAAAAATTTCCAAAAGAAATATTCTTATCTAAAGTAGATATCTCTTTTTCTAATTCTTTTATTTTTAAATCTAAATTTCTATTTTTAGCTATATCTATAGCTTTTTCTAAACTTAATACTCCATCATATTTATATGTCATTGGTTTTTTTTCAATATTTTTATTTGAGCACCCTAGAAATATTGGAATGCATATCAAGATCATTTTTTTCTTCACTTTCCCCTCCCAAACTTCTTTTTACTATACTACTACTTTTTTAAACTTTTCCTTGATAAGATTTTATTATAAGAATATAATTAATTAGAGATTTTATTTAGCGGGAGGAAGTATGGATATAAAAGAGATTAAAAAAAATGCAAAGGAAAGGATGAAAGAGTTTTGTATATTATGTCCAGAGTGTAATGGGCGTTGGTGTGCAGGAAAAGTTCCAGGAATGGGTGGAGCTGTTAGTGGCGGAAGTTTTCAAAGAGCATTTGACAAATTAAAAGAAGTTAAAATTGCAATGAGAACTCTTCATAGTGTAGTAGACCCTAAGCTTGAGTGCAACTTTTTTGGAGAAAACCTTTCTTTTCCAGCAATGATTGCACCAATCACAGGAACAAAGTTCAATATGGGTGGATATGTTACTGACGAAGAATATTCAAACGACGTTGTTTTAGGAGCTGTTGATGCTGGTACTATCGCTATGATTGGAGATACAGGAGATCCTAACTGTTTTCAAGTTGGAATAGAAGCTATTAAAAAAGCTAATGGTAAAGGAATAGCAATTATTAAGCCTAGAGAAAATTCTGAGATTATAAAGAGAATTAAAGTTGCTGAAGAGGCTGGAGCTATTGCTGTTGGGGTTGACGTAGATGGAGCAGGACTTGTAACTATGAAACTTTTCGGACAACCAGTTGGTCCAAAATCTCTTGATGATTTAAAGACTATCATCTCTTCTACAAAACTTCCTTTTATTGTAAAAGGAATTCTTACTGTTGATGAAGCAAAGCTTTGTGTTGAAGCTGGAGCTTACGCCATAGTTGTATCAAATCATGGTGGACGTTGCTTAAATGAAACTTTTGCTCCTGCAGAAGTTTTAAAAGACATAGCTGAGGCTGTCGGAAATGATATTATAATTTTAGCTGATGGTGCTATCAGAGAAGGAATAGATATTTTAAAATATCTTGCTTTAGGGGCAGATGCTGTTCTTATAGGAAGACCTATTATTTGGGGATCTATTGGTGGTAGACAAGAGGGTGTTAAAATAACTTTAGACACTTTAAAATCTCAGCTTTATCAGGGAATGATACTTTCTGGTGCTGATGATGTTAATAATTCTAAAACATTCTCTCGTATTTTGTGTACAAAATAATAATTTTTAATTATAAAATAGGAGGTTATTTATGGAAAGAAAAGATGCAATTACATTTGGTGGGAGTCCTTTAACTTTGATAGGAAAAGAGCTTCTTGTTGGAGATACTGCTCCTAATTTTACTGTGACTAAAACTGATTTATCTCCATTATCACTAAAGGAGTTCTTAGGAAAAACTATTGTTATTTCAGCTATGCCTTCAATCG harbors:
- a CDS encoding alpha-hydroxy-acid oxidizing protein yields the protein MDIKEIKKNAKERMKEFCILCPECNGRWCAGKVPGMGGAVSGGSFQRAFDKLKEVKIAMRTLHSVVDPKLECNFFGENLSFPAMIAPITGTKFNMGGYVTDEEYSNDVVLGAVDAGTIAMIGDTGDPNCFQVGIEAIKKANGKGIAIIKPRENSEIIKRIKVAEEAGAIAVGVDVDGAGLVTMKLFGQPVGPKSLDDLKTIISSTKLPFIVKGILTVDEAKLCVEAGAYAIVVSNHGGRCLNETFAPAEVLKDIAEAVGNDIIILADGAIREGIDILKYLALGADAVLIGRPIIWGSIGGRQEGVKITLDTLKSQLYQGMILSGADDVNNSKTFSRILCTK